The window TTGTGATTGTCATATGGTGCTCTTACTCCGATGGTACATATTCTGGATGTTGTGAGGGTACATGGACGCCAAAGGTCCCATGTGGGTCATGACTGCCAATTGCATTGATAACTCTCCGCCCAGAGCATGTTTGTACAGGTTACTTGCATTGACCACTGCATCGGATCCCATATCATACATCTCATTGCATTACATATGTTATTATTACTGAATTGTTGTGATGATATTGTGGTGGCTCGAGAGTAGGTAGGACTTGACAGACTgatggtttagaagcttcacctTAGGATATTATTGGTTATTATATGCCTAATTCCCTATCTTCGTTATCACCCTTGTATTGTAGAAATTGAGAGAGATAGTTTAGCGGTCAAGGTTGTGCGAAATGTGTGAATTGTTGTAGGTTCAATTCTTAGTGCTCTTAGATGTTGAGTGATTGTTGTGCCTATTAGCCTAtctttgttgattttatacttatatgcatgaactaatcttagttggcctatgatactttCCAGCACGTGTGGTGCACTAAttctactcttgctacactccttttggggtgtagatatGTTTCAGGTTATTGCTTGAGAGTTTGTTAGCTGAAGTTAGTGGATGTTATCCTTAAGCTTCCTGTATATTCTTATTCTAAAACAGAAGCTATTTTATTTCATTTGTAATTCATTTTCTATTattgtagaagctcttgtacaagtcTAAACCCGGTTTTGGGAGATGTTATTTaaaacataagttgtttatgTTTCTGtcttaccattttttttttaaaataaagtgtGTTCTAGCAGGCCAGGCCTGTTAGAACTTTTtattaataaatgtataatgtAAAAAATAGTCTATTACAGCATGTCTATAATATGAACtagctaaaattaaaaaaataaaagactgTCCTCTATTTCTATCCTGTGTGCCTAAGCTAGTATGCATTTTGTGATCATGTTGAGTCAGCTTTGATGATCCAAAACTGTGCACACACCATATTATGATCCATACATGTAGTATCATTGTTAATGATCAAGCTGCTGAATCCTCCTTGTTCTAATCCTCAGTTGAGGCAGTTGTGATTTGTCCATATTGAGAATTTGTCTTCCTTCTGGTGGCATGAGTATAAAGTTATGTACTTTGATCTCTGCATGATCCAAAGCATGATTTGCCAGAAAATCTGCCAACATGTTGCCTTCTCTGAAATTATGATTAATCTGTACCTGTATTGCTCTCATGTCATATTTGATCTCTTCAATCTGATTTCTCAGTTCCCATAGAATGATCCATGTATCTTGTAAGATGTTTAGAAGGACAAGTGAGTCAGTCTCCAGTTGCACCTGTTGAATGTTGTGATCTTTACAGAACTTCAGTGCCTATTTTATAGCCTCAGCTTCAGCTTCCATGTTTGTTGCTATTCCCATTTGTTGTGCTTCTGCATAAACCAAATCCCCATTACTATCTCTGATGCAGAATCCATATGAACTTAGCCCAGGATTGCCTCTACTTGCCCCATCTATATTGCATTTTAGTCTCCCTGAAGGTGGCATTCTCCAGACCACCTTAGCATAATAAACTTTAGAATTATATTTACTAAGGTGCTGATGCATATTTTCCCAATCACCAGATACATTCTGCAGCCATGGGAATCTCTTCCTTGTCAGTTGATGTAGTATGTGTTGTACTTGTTGTTTCAGTCTGTAGAAAGGAACTGATCCTCCATGTTTAATGGagtttcttctcttccataatgACCACAAGATCACTGCAGGCATTGCTCTATACATAGGCTGCAATTATGGCTGTCTCAGCAGACCACCATGCCATGATCATTTGATGTAGACCAACTCCATCTGTGGGGATACCTACACAAGAAGCAAAGAACTTCCATAACTTGATAGCTATGGAAGATGTTAGAAATAAATGACCTACAGTTTCCTCCTTATGCTCCTCATAGCACCAGCATCTTGATGGTATATTGATTATCATCCTTTTCAATATATCATCTGTAGAGATTCTCCCTTTCAACACTCTCCCCATGAAAAAACTTATCTTTATTGGCAAACCTTTCTCCCACATGAACTTATAACTTGTTTGTTTGCTCTCTCTGTGTCTGAGAAAATCCCATGCAGATTTAACTGAGAATCTGCCATTTGTTTCCAACTTCCAACAtggttcatcatcttcttcttcaactgGTACCTTGATATTTTCCTTGATATGTTGAGCAAATTCCTGATCTAGAGTGATTGTTAACAGTTCCATGTTCCATTCCTCATTCTTCACAAACTGTCTAATCTCTATTTCTTCTTCTCTAGCAGCATCAGGAATGATATAATATAATGCCCCAACCCTTGTCCAATTCTCATACCAGAAACTTGAAGTTCCATTTCTCAAATACCAAAAGATCTGTGGCTCAACTGCATCTCTTATATTCACCATCTTCTTCCAAGTGTGAGATCCTCTTCTATCTACTGCCATAGTAGGATGCCATTTCTTGCAGTATTTGTTCAACATATAGCTACCCCATAAGCTTCTTCCACATCTGAAATTCCACCACACCTTAGCAAATAATGCATTAGATATATCAGTTAGTGATCTAAGACCAATCCTTCCTTCATCCATTGGTAGACATAATTTGTCCTATGCCACCCAATGTTTGCTTTTCACCCCCACAGTATTGCTCCAAAAGAATTTTGCAAAAATCTTGTGCAAGTCCCTTATCACCCCAGAAGGAGGATTCATGGCTGACAGTAAATATACTTGCATGGTTTCCAACACATGATTGACCAGCACATATCTACCTCCAAAAGATAACAGTCTGTTTTGCCAAGACAGAATCCTTTTCATCACTTTTTTGACCAAATCCTCAGAATATATCAGTTTCCTTCTTCCATAAAACACTGGACAGCCTAAATATGTGAAAGGAAAAGATCCATTTCTCATCTTAGTATGTCTTTTAATCCTACTATTAACTCTGGCAGAAACCTTGTGATGAATATAGTAACAGCTTTTATCAGTATTGACCAGCTGTCCTGAAGCCTTCTCATAATTCCTCAATCTCctcatcattttcattaaagagtATCCATCCCCAGAACAGAATAAGATTGTATCATCAGCATAAGATAAATGATTGATTTGAGGACTCCGCTTTGGCATTCCATAGACTATGAAACTTGGCTTCTCATGTAACTTGTTCAGACTCCTTGTTAAAACCTCTGCTGCTATAATGAACAGTGTAGGAGAAAGTGGATCACCTTTCTTTACCGCCCTACTTGATCTGAAAAAATCATGACTTTGACCATTGATTAATCCTAAATACCAGTTGGTTGAAAGCAATCTCCATACTAAATCAATGAGAACCTCTCCAAACCCAAACTATCTTAATACTTTAGTTAAAAAAATCCAGGAGAgtctatcatatgcctttgccatgtCTAATTTGATCACCACATTAGTATGTTTAGCTCTCAAATTAATATCTTTGATGATCTCCTGTGCCAGTAATATGTTTTATACAATGCTCCTCCCGTTCACAAATCCTGTCTGATTGTGAGAAATAATATGAGGAAGAACATTTGCCAATCTATTCTGCACTATTTTTGATAATTTCTTATTGGAGAAGGAGATGAGACTGATCGGGCTCATATCACTGAAAGTATTAATCACCtccttctttggcaacaaaaccAAATTAGTATGTGTGATGAATTGTGGTATCTCGAATCCACAAAATAAAGCTCTAACCATTTGAATCACATCCAGCTTGATAACCTCCCAACACTTTTGATAAAACTTTCCTGTGAATCCATCAGGCCCACTAGCACTATCCCCATCGAGTGAGAACACAGCCTCCTTTAGTTCACTTTCAGATGGCAACTCCTCCATATTATTTTGCTgttcttcagttatcagcttaggAATATTTTTCAACAATGCATAATCCCCTCATGAATTTTCTTCACTAAACTATGACTAAAAGAACCCGATTGCCTCAGAGCCAATATCTACTTCATTTTCCAACCATGTACCAGAAGGATCTTGTATTCTTTTCAAAGTTAATTTATTCCTCCTGCCCCTCACATATGAATGGAAGAATTTTGTATTTCTGTCTCTATCATTGAACCATTTCATACCAGCTTTCTGCTTCCACTCCAGGTGTAAAAATCTGGTTAGTTCAGCCTGTGCTTGATGTAATAGCATTTTATTCTCCCTCGAAGCATTATTTTCAAATTGCAACTCCTTCACCTTTATAGTATCTTCAATAGTGGCAATCTGCTGAAATATATTCCCATATGTGTTCCTGCTCCATTAAACCAGTGCTCTTTTAAGTTTCTTCAACTATTGATGAAATACATAAAATGGATTTCCACAGAAATCAGCAGTCCAATTCTCCTTTACCACCTCCATAAATGTATGATGCTTTGTCCAGAAGTTAAGAAACTTAAAAGATTTGACAATATGATGTGCATTGCTGTTACACTCAAGATGTAGTGGTGCATCATCGGAACCATGTCTAATCATATGAGTCACTGCTGTGGATGGCATGATATCTAACACTTGCTGATTCACCAGTATTCTATCTAACCTTTTGAATATGCAATCTTCTTCAGTcctcccattccaccaagtgaattTACTTCCAATGAATCCTACATCAACCAAACCACAACTTTGTATACAAGTAGAAAAATCCAAAGTCTCATTAGATGAGATTGGAAGGCCACCTTGCTTCTCCTCATCAGACACTATGACGTTAAAATCGCCTCCTATAATCAAAGGAAGGTCTTGCGGATTTGCTAAGTCCATCATAGCTTCCCACAACTCCTCCCTCCTTTGTCTATCACATTTAGCATATACTACTGACACCAGTACTGATTGATTCAAAGATGAGTGAGTTAGCTGCAAAGTAACTTCTTGTTCTGATTCAGAAATAACTACACCAAGCCATTCATCTGTCCAAAAAATCCAGATTTTTCCTAAACAGTTCACCTTTCAATTCTGAAAGCCTAACTTCCTTCTTTACTCTTCAATAGCAATAGGatcttgaaaaggttccattaggCCTATGATAGAATAATGATGTCTCCTCTTTAGTTCAATTAACCTCTCAAAAGATTTAGGAGTGTTTTAATATTCCAAAATAAAGCTTTGTCTATCATTGAGAATTATTAGTTTTGTTCTTACTCCTCCTTGTTGACACTCCTGCCACTGGAATACTGCTACTTCTGACaggtttttgtttatttgttgccTATTTCAATTTCTGCACAGTTCTAGGGGATAAATCTGCCTCCTGTGCTATATCATCAGTGTTCTGATTTAAATCTTCCTCATCTTGGCTATTGAGATCAGCTTGGGCTTGTATTTCATTTTTCTTTCCATGGTGTGCATTCTCTACTTGTTCCACAGGCAAGATGACAGAATTGTTACTCTCTGGTGGCCTTGAAccttcttttccttcttttctttcattATCCTCCACTTCCTCCTCTGATATATGAATCTCATCATGATCAGCATCCTCATGCAGCATCTCACCTAACTTGTTTTCTTCCTCTAAGTTTTTGTGGATTAAGATGTCACTAGTTTCTTCTGAATCACGTTCCTTCTCTTGACTAACTGTATCTGAAATCACCTTAGACACCTTCTGGGATAAAATTTCCCCTTTATCATTGAGTTGTTTACCAAAGTTCTTCTCAATCCATGCCTTTTGCTGATATCCTCTCCTCCTTGTTTGATTCATCTATCTGCTTTTCCTTTGCTTCTTCCATCTTCTTTTCCTTGACCTTCTCAGTATTGTCTG is drawn from Lycium barbarum isolate Lr01 chromosome 8, ASM1917538v2, whole genome shotgun sequence and contains these coding sequences:
- the LOC132607866 gene encoding uncharacterized protein LOC132607866; the encoded protein is MDEGRIGLRSLTDISNALFAKVWWNFRCGRSLWGSYMLNKYCKKWHPTMAVDRRGSHTWKKMVNIRDAVEPQIFWYLRNGTSSFWYENWTRVGALYYIIPDAAREEEIEIRQFVKNEEWNMELLTITLDQEFAQHIKENIKVPVEEEDDEPCWKLETNGRFSVKSAWDFLRHRESKQTSYKFMWEKGLPIKISFFMGRVLKGRISTDDILKRMIINIPSRCWCYEEHKEETVGHLFLTSSIAIKLWKFFASCVGIPTDGVGLHQMIMAWWSAETAIIAAYV
- the LOC132607867 gene encoding uncharacterized protein LOC132607867 — translated: MIDKALFWNIKTLLNLLRDEWLGVVISESEQEVTLQLTHSSLNQSVLVSVVYAKCDRQRREELWEAMMDLANPQDLPLIIGGDFNVIVSDEEKQGGLPISSNETLDFSTCIQSCGLVDVGFIGSKFTWWNGRTEEDCIFKRLDRILVNQQVLDIMPSTAVTHMIRHGSDDAPLHLECNSNAHHIVKSFKFLNFWTKHHTFMEVVKENWTADFCGNPFYIATIEDTIKVKELQFENNASRENKMLLHQAQAELTRFLHLEWKQKAGMKWFNDRDRNTKFFHSYVRGRRNKLTLKRIQDPSGTWLENEVDIGSEAIGFF